One SAR324 cluster bacterium DNA window includes the following coding sequences:
- a CDS encoding extracellular solute-binding protein: MAAPSQKAQAQSLTLCWAAWDPANALVEMSKDFTAQSGIEMNFEFVPWPNYADRMLNELNSGGKLCDLLIGDSQWIGGSAENGHYVKLNSFFDKEGISMDDFLPATVYAYSTWPKGSPNYWALPAMGDANGWVYREDWFSRPALRSEFKSKYGRDLEPPKTWTEMKDIGEFFQGRDIDGKRVYGAAIFTERGSEGITMGATGALYSWGFQYQNPNKPYDMEGFVNSPDAVAALEFYKDLYKCCTPPGYTDSYMEEGLDAFKSGQVAMMMNWFAFFPGLHKDPVVGGDKIGFFVNPGQKVEASTLGGQGISVVSYSENKDQALEYIKWFASPEVQKKWWSLGGYSCHKSVLLDPGFANTQPFAADFLKAMDGVQDFWQEPAYAELLLAMQKRVHDFVVADQGTAQEALDKLIEDWTETFEDEGKL; the protein is encoded by the coding sequence ATGGCAGCGCCAAGCCAGAAGGCTCAAGCCCAAAGCCTCACTCTTTGCTGGGCAGCGTGGGACCCTGCAAACGCTTTGGTTGAGATGTCCAAGGACTTCACAGCCCAGAGCGGAATCGAAATGAATTTTGAGTTCGTGCCCTGGCCCAATTATGCTGACCGAATGCTAAACGAACTGAACTCCGGCGGTAAACTCTGTGACCTACTTATTGGAGACAGTCAGTGGATTGGTGGTTCTGCTGAGAACGGACACTATGTTAAGCTAAACAGCTTCTTTGATAAGGAAGGCATTTCAATGGATGACTTCCTGCCGGCAACCGTTTACGCCTACTCCACCTGGCCAAAAGGAAGCCCCAACTACTGGGCTCTGCCAGCGATGGGTGATGCCAATGGCTGGGTCTACCGAGAGGACTGGTTCTCACGGCCAGCACTACGTTCAGAATTCAAGTCTAAGTACGGACGTGATCTGGAGCCGCCAAAGACCTGGACAGAGATGAAAGACATTGGTGAGTTCTTCCAGGGGCGAGATATCGATGGGAAGCGTGTCTATGGCGCTGCGATTTTCACCGAACGTGGATCTGAGGGAATCACCATGGGTGCGACTGGTGCTCTCTACTCCTGGGGTTTCCAGTACCAGAATCCAAACAAGCCTTATGACATGGAAGGCTTTGTTAATTCACCAGACGCTGTAGCAGCGTTGGAATTCTACAAGGATCTCTACAAGTGCTGTACTCCTCCAGGCTACACCGATAGCTACATGGAAGAAGGACTAGATGCTTTCAAGTCCGGGCAAGTTGCCATGATGATGAACTGGTTCGCCTTCTTCCCCGGGCTCCACAAAGATCCTGTGGTTGGCGGTGACAAGATCGGTTTCTTCGTGAATCCAGGTCAAAAAGTGGAAGCTTCTACATTGGGTGGGCAGGGAATCTCTGTGGTTTCCTACTCCGAGAACAAAGATCAGGCCTTGGAGTACATCAAGTGGTTCGCTTCTCCTGAAGTTCAGAAGAAGTGGTGGTCATTGGGTGGATACTCCTGCCATAAGTCTGTTCTTTTGGATCCGGGCTTTGCCAACACCCAGCCGTTTGCTGCAGACTTCCTGAAGGCGATGGACGGAGTTCAGGATTTCTGGCAGGAGCCTGCTTACGCAGAGCTGCTGTTGGCGATGCAGAAGCGTGTGCATGACTTTGTGGTGGCTGATCAAGGAACCGCTCAGGAAGCACTCGACAAGCTGATTGAAGACTGGACAGAGACCTTTGAAGACGAAGGCAAGCTCTAG
- a CDS encoding carbohydrate ABC transporter permease produces MSSTPPHEKLWGKRLAAGLVIVYALVSIIPLIWIFLTGFKSPPDSISYPPKMVFSPTMEGYVNVFTTRTRQTPEYMETLPPPETWYDELVRSRSMVIAGPSKFGQRFLNSIIIGFGSTFLSVFLGTLAAYAFSRFKIPLKDDLMFFILSTRMMPPIAVAIPIFLMYRKLGLADTHLGMILLYTAVNISLAVWLLKGFIDEIPREYEEAAMIDGYSRFQSFRKVVLPQATTGIAATAIFCLIFSWNEYAFALLLTSGTAQTAPPFIPTIIGEGGLDWPAVAAGATLFLVPIVFFTIMLRKHLLRGITFGAVRK; encoded by the coding sequence ATGAGTTCCACACCTCCACACGAAAAGCTCTGGGGCAAGCGATTAGCTGCTGGATTAGTCATTGTGTATGCATTGGTCAGCATCATCCCACTGATTTGGATCTTCCTAACTGGCTTCAAGTCTCCCCCGGATTCGATCAGCTATCCTCCAAAGATGGTGTTCTCCCCAACCATGGAAGGCTATGTAAACGTCTTCACTACCCGAACTCGGCAAACTCCAGAGTACATGGAAACATTGCCGCCTCCAGAAACCTGGTACGATGAGTTGGTTCGTTCACGAAGCATGGTGATCGCAGGCCCTTCCAAATTTGGTCAGCGATTCCTCAATTCTATCATCATTGGCTTCGGTTCTACGTTTCTTTCGGTCTTCTTGGGAACCCTGGCGGCCTATGCATTCTCACGCTTTAAGATCCCGCTCAAAGATGACCTGATGTTTTTCATCCTCTCTACCCGGATGATGCCGCCAATCGCTGTGGCGATTCCCATCTTCCTGATGTATCGCAAGTTGGGTTTGGCAGACACGCACCTAGGAATGATCCTGCTCTATACGGCTGTCAACATCTCCTTGGCAGTCTGGCTTCTGAAGGGCTTTATTGATGAGATTCCACGGGAATATGAGGAAGCTGCGATGATCGATGGCTACTCTCGTTTCCAGTCTTTCCGTAAAGTGGTCTTGCCCCAGGCAACTACAGGTATAGCCGCAACTGCGATCTTCTGTTTGATCTTCAGTTGGAATGAATATGCCTTTGCCCTCTTACTAACTTCAGGCACCGCTCAGACGGCACCACCTTTTATTCCAACTATCATTGGGGAAGGAGGGCTAGACTGGCCTGCAGTAGCAGCTGGCGCAACACTCTTTCTGGTACCCATCGTGTTCTTCACGATCATGCTCCGCAAGCATCTGCTACGTGGAATCACTTTCGGCGCCGTCCGCAAATAA
- the dhaM gene encoding dihydroxyacetone kinase phosphoryl donor subunit DhaM — MSNVGIVIVSHSQWVAAGTAEMVLQMVGDEVPLAWCGGNPDGGLGTSVEAIMEAISKAWSDSGVAVMVDLGGAETNSEMAIEMLPAERQKKVVICNAPIVEGSVIAASEASGGASLEEVKSSAEEM, encoded by the coding sequence ATGAGTAACGTGGGCATTGTGATCGTTTCGCATTCTCAGTGGGTCGCTGCGGGTACGGCTGAAATGGTGCTACAGATGGTGGGAGATGAAGTTCCTCTTGCCTGGTGTGGTGGCAACCCTGACGGTGGTTTGGGGACAAGTGTGGAAGCAATCATGGAAGCCATCTCTAAAGCATGGTCAGATTCTGGAGTAGCCGTAATGGTTGATCTTGGTGGTGCTGAAACGAATAGCGAAATGGCGATTGAAATGCTACCTGCCGAAAGACAAAAGAAGGTAGTGATCTGCAATGCGCCGATTGTCGAAGGGAGTGTCATAGCAGCTTCGGAAGCATCTGGCGGTGCAAGCCTGGAAGAAGTCAAAAGCTCAGCAGAAGAAATGTGA
- the dhaK gene encoding dihydroxyacetone kinase subunit DhaK, producing MKKLINNPDQVLTESLSGFVSVHADLLELGAEGKFVRRKQLKPGKPVLISGGGCGHEPLHGGFVGHGMLDAACPGQVFTSPTPDQMLEAMQATESGGGVLLIVKNYEGDVMNFEMAAEMAECEVTTVLTDDDVAVETSTYSTGRRGVAGTMIVEKIVGAAAEQGGDLAALKTLGDRVNQQMRSMGVALTSCTVPAAGSPTFQIGENEMEMGVGIHGEPGRKRVALAEAKDIAAEMIGAIRKDFGDQAKGNAILLVNGFGGTPLMELYLMHHCVEKELAGSGITIARSLVGNYVTSLEMAGCSITLNLVDDELLGLWDAPVHTAGLRWGM from the coding sequence ATGAAAAAATTAATTAATAACCCCGATCAAGTACTTACCGAAAGCTTAAGTGGTTTTGTCTCCGTACATGCCGATTTGCTGGAACTCGGGGCTGAGGGGAAATTTGTACGCCGCAAGCAACTCAAGCCTGGTAAGCCAGTATTGATCTCTGGGGGAGGTTGCGGTCATGAACCCCTGCATGGTGGTTTTGTTGGGCATGGAATGCTGGATGCTGCCTGTCCTGGACAGGTCTTTACCTCACCGACTCCAGATCAAATGCTGGAAGCAATGCAAGCTACCGAAAGTGGTGGTGGGGTGCTACTGATCGTCAAGAACTACGAAGGTGACGTGATGAACTTCGAGATGGCTGCCGAGATGGCAGAGTGTGAGGTCACCACGGTATTGACTGACGACGATGTGGCAGTGGAGACTTCAACTTATTCAACAGGCCGACGGGGTGTCGCAGGAACCATGATCGTCGAGAAGATCGTTGGTGCTGCAGCAGAGCAAGGTGGAGACTTGGCAGCCTTGAAGACTCTGGGGGATCGTGTCAATCAGCAGATGCGATCAATGGGGGTCGCCCTAACAAGCTGTACGGTTCCAGCCGCCGGCAGTCCGACCTTCCAGATTGGTGAAAATGAAATGGAGATGGGGGTCGGGATTCACGGTGAACCAGGAAGAAAACGAGTTGCACTTGCTGAAGCCAAGGATATTGCTGCAGAAATGATTGGAGCTATCCGCAAGGATTTTGGAGATCAGGCCAAGGGCAATGCCATCTTGTTGGTAAATGGATTTGGGGGAACTCCTTTGATGGAACTTTACCTAATGCACCACTGTGTTGAAAAGGAGTTGGCTGGAAGTGGAATAACGATTGCCCGCTCACTGGTTGGTAATTATGTGACTTCTTTGGAAATGGCCGGATGCTCGATCACGCTGAATCTGGTTGATGACGAATTACTGGGACTCTGGGATGCACCTGTTCACACAGCAGGGCTACGCTGGGGCATGTAA
- a CDS encoding ABC transporter ATP-binding protein, which translates to MAEIQVSRLKKSFGDFVAVQDSSFTIQNGEFFVMLGPSGCGKTTTLRMIAGLELPTSGEIRLDQEEVTFLPASQRDIAFVFQLFALYPHMNVRKNLAFPLKCIGTPSSEIKLRVEEAARLLRIDHLLNRSVSGLSGGDRQRVALGRAIIRRPKAFLMDEPLGALDAEFRNLMCQELKGLHDRIEATTAYVTHDQLEAMAMADRIAVMNHGVIEQLGTPSEIYNTPSTMYVAGFIGSPPMNLLTLPNALEPGQTEITLPGNSCGTLRCPASIQGVQAGNLVLGVRPEHILPEQKGPLPGEISAVEYMGTTQILMIQTPYGQALSRVRSTHSFGEGQSVRLNFAAQRASLFDKSDGKALSMEVAHG; encoded by the coding sequence ATGGCCGAGATTCAAGTCAGTCGCCTGAAAAAATCCTTCGGGGATTTCGTTGCGGTCCAAGACTCCAGCTTCACGATTCAAAACGGTGAATTCTTCGTGATGTTGGGGCCCTCTGGGTGTGGGAAAACAACGACGTTGCGGATGATTGCTGGACTGGAGTTGCCCACTTCTGGTGAGATTCGGCTTGATCAGGAAGAAGTCACCTTCCTGCCAGCGTCTCAAAGAGACATTGCTTTTGTCTTCCAGTTGTTTGCGCTCTATCCCCACATGAATGTGCGGAAGAATCTGGCTTTCCCATTAAAGTGCATTGGGACTCCTTCTTCAGAAATCAAGCTGCGAGTTGAAGAAGCGGCTCGTCTACTGAGAATCGATCATCTGCTGAATCGTTCTGTCTCAGGGCTATCTGGTGGTGATCGTCAACGCGTAGCTCTCGGAAGAGCTATCATTCGTCGCCCTAAAGCCTTCCTGATGGATGAACCTCTTGGTGCTCTTGATGCTGAATTTCGTAATTTGATGTGCCAGGAACTGAAGGGATTGCATGACCGAATTGAGGCAACGACGGCTTACGTCACGCATGACCAACTGGAGGCGATGGCCATGGCTGACCGGATTGCGGTGATGAATCATGGTGTGATTGAGCAGTTGGGGACACCAAGCGAGATCTACAATACACCATCAACCATGTATGTTGCTGGTTTTATCGGATCACCACCGATGAATTTGCTCACGTTGCCCAATGCTCTGGAGCCTGGACAAACGGAGATCACTTTGCCAGGTAACAGCTGTGGAACACTTCGTTGTCCTGCGTCAATACAGGGTGTTCAAGCTGGCAATCTTGTCTTGGGTGTTCGCCCGGAACACATACTTCCAGAGCAGAAAGGCCCCCTGCCGGGAGAAATCAGTGCCGTGGAATACATGGGAACTACCCAGATCCTGATGATCCAGACTCCTTATGGACAAGCACTTTCTCGCGTTCGTAGCACTCATTCATTTGGAGAAGGGCAATCAGTGCGATTGAATTTTGCTGCTCAGAGGGCCTCTCTATTTGATAAGAGTGATGGAAAAGCACTGTCCATGGAGGTTGCTCATGGCTGA
- a CDS encoding ABC transporter ATP-binding protein: MAEIALQGIQKRFGDTLAINNFELTIGDGELVVLLGPSGAGKTTTLRLIAGLEEADSGSIRINGLDMTKSQPAERDVAFVFQQYSLYPHLTVRDNLSFPLRSPVSGLSEDAVASRVEEIAKMVQINHKLENKATALSGGEMQRVAIGRALVRKPTIYLMDEPLSSLDAKLRTELRVELKHIQQNLGATILYVTHDQVEAMTLADRIGVLREGELVQLGTPKEIFEQPNNTYVAERLGQPSINLVPLSSEWPVHAPANTTQLGLRTDHVQLHSVDKQTKATVPAQVQRVEYLGDQTYLHLLCAGQDLTLLADPATLLKEGDGVALELVQPLFFDQSGNRLSA; the protein is encoded by the coding sequence ATGGCTGAGATAGCTCTCCAGGGAATACAGAAGCGCTTCGGGGACACGCTTGCAATCAACAACTTCGAGTTGACCATTGGAGATGGAGAACTGGTTGTTTTGTTGGGCCCTTCGGGAGCTGGCAAAACAACCACTCTCCGTTTGATTGCTGGATTGGAGGAGGCAGATTCTGGGAGTATTCGGATCAATGGTCTGGACATGACGAAGTCTCAACCTGCTGAAAGAGATGTTGCGTTTGTTTTCCAGCAATACTCTTTGTACCCACACTTGACGGTTCGAGACAATTTGAGCTTCCCGCTTCGCTCGCCAGTATCCGGCCTTTCTGAAGACGCTGTTGCCAGTCGGGTTGAGGAAATAGCGAAGATGGTGCAGATTAACCACAAGCTTGAAAATAAAGCAACGGCCTTGTCCGGTGGAGAGATGCAACGCGTCGCGATAGGACGGGCACTGGTACGAAAGCCAACCATCTATCTGATGGATGAACCGCTCTCTTCCCTGGATGCGAAGCTGCGAACTGAACTGCGAGTGGAGCTGAAGCACATTCAACAGAATCTTGGGGCAACGATCCTTTATGTGACCCACGACCAGGTGGAAGCAATGACTCTGGCTGATCGCATTGGAGTGCTCCGAGAGGGGGAACTGGTACAACTGGGCACGCCCAAGGAAATTTTTGAACAGCCAAACAACACCTATGTGGCTGAGCGATTGGGTCAACCCTCGATCAATCTCGTTCCATTGAGCAGTGAATGGCCCGTACATGCTCCTGCCAACACCACACAGCTTGGATTGCGGACAGACCATGTTCAGTTGCATTCTGTAGATAAGCAGACCAAGGCCACTGTACCAGCCCAAGTGCAACGTGTTGAATATCTTGGCGACCAGACTTACCTGCATCTGCTCTGTGCAGGACAAGATCTCACCTTGCTGGCAGATCCAGCAACTTTGCTGAAGGAAGGTGACGGGGTAGCCCTTGAATTGGTGCAACCTCTTTTCTTTGACCAATCTGGAAATCGTTTGTCTGCCTGA
- the dhaL gene encoding dihydroxyacetone kinase subunit DhaL, whose product MEKLQMTPDLLRSLLQGTAEAVIAQAEHLTVLDQAIGDGDHGINMKRGLENVLADLDNITAKPPAETLKAVGMTMVMKVGGASGPLYGTLAMTLGKEWPTDDELDSAKLSQMLVASIEALKKRGKADLGAKTMLDVLAPVQQALEANKSMAEISAIAQQAAEATIPMKATRGRASFLGDRSIGHMDPGACSSTLIIQTICQLLEEKS is encoded by the coding sequence ATGGAGAAGCTACAGATGACTCCAGACTTACTTAGATCGTTACTTCAAGGAACTGCAGAAGCAGTGATTGCCCAGGCTGAACACCTCACGGTTTTGGATCAAGCTATTGGTGATGGCGATCATGGCATCAATATGAAGAGAGGCCTGGAGAACGTGCTCGCTGATTTGGACAATATCACAGCCAAACCACCAGCTGAGACCCTTAAAGCAGTGGGAATGACCATGGTGATGAAAGTTGGGGGGGCCTCTGGTCCACTCTACGGCACTCTAGCGATGACGCTGGGTAAGGAATGGCCCACTGACGATGAGTTGGATTCTGCGAAATTGAGTCAGATGCTTGTGGCATCCATCGAAGCTTTGAAGAAACGAGGAAAAGCAGATCTTGGAGCCAAGACCATGTTAGATGTGTTGGCTCCAGTTCAGCAAGCCTTGGAAGCAAATAAATCAATGGCAGAGATCTCTGCCATTGCCCAGCAAGCCGCAGAAGCCACAATTCCAATGAAAGCAACTCGTGGACGGGCTTCTTTCCTGGGTGATCGCTCGATTGGACACATGGACCCTGGGGCCTGTTCCTCTACATTGATAATTCAAACTATCTGTCAACTTCTGGAAGAGAAATCATGA
- a CDS encoding HPr family phosphocarrier protein — protein MTEENTWTSEGAVEITHDVGLHARPSVKLTKLAKRFSAQIEIAADSEGPWIDAKSIVKVMGAKMPQGTILQLRATGTDAQPAVEALIDLVNQDFEESQDAQSASA, from the coding sequence ATGACTGAAGAAAATACCTGGACTTCTGAGGGTGCGGTAGAAATTACTCATGATGTAGGTCTACATGCTCGGCCCTCTGTCAAGTTGACCAAGCTCGCCAAGCGCTTCTCGGCACAGATTGAAATCGCTGCTGACTCTGAGGGGCCGTGGATCGATGCCAAAAGTATTGTCAAGGTGATGGGAGCCAAGATGCCGCAGGGAACCATTCTGCAATTGAGAGCCACTGGAACAGATGCTCAGCCTGCAGTGGAGGCTTTGATTGATTTGGTCAATCAGGATTTTGAGGAATCTCAGGATGCCCAGTCAGCCTCAGCTTAG
- the ptsP gene encoding phosphoenolpyruvate--protein phosphotransferase, producing MPSQPQLRGISAAPGLAQGAAFWVEASAVGRSADSLKPTIDLSEALALASSQLVELMERVEGEEVEILEFQLVMLEDEALSDPVCQAFTAGTTLIEAWQQTLDEHVTDYEQSEDEYFQARASDLRDIRDRVLRILRGETEAGIPEGAILLATDLTPSRFLGLDWNKGGGVVLREGSPSSHVAMLARSRGVPMLVGIEDLPLGAFPDQTRLLLDAYEGVLHVDPSAEETQAFEHKLQIAKEEAERLATVLDQPAKTVNGTAVQVLINVALPEELAKLNSAHCDGIGLMRSEFLFHHGLPSEESQYRSYRKLLEWAGEKPVTIRTLDAGGDKPLPGLAQPAESNPFLGLRGLRLSLRQPEVFRTQLRALCRAAVHGNLKVMVPMVTVPDELHSTRELLEDVCAELTTEGIEFHKPVLGMMVEVPAAALAPELFTDAAFFSIGSNDLVQYLTASSRDLHHVAYLADPGHPAVLRVIRELVEHCDCSGQELSLCGDMGSDPNFIAQLLEAGLRNLSVAPARLGKTKWTIRETNLEGV from the coding sequence ATGCCCAGTCAGCCTCAGCTTAGAGGAATCAGTGCAGCTCCTGGTCTTGCTCAGGGTGCCGCATTCTGGGTGGAGGCGTCTGCCGTAGGACGTTCTGCTGACTCCTTGAAACCCACGATTGATCTATCAGAAGCCCTGGCGTTAGCCAGTAGCCAGTTGGTGGAGTTGATGGAGCGAGTCGAGGGAGAAGAGGTAGAAATTCTCGAGTTCCAGCTTGTGATGCTCGAAGATGAAGCACTCAGTGATCCAGTATGTCAGGCTTTTACAGCAGGTACGACATTGATCGAAGCCTGGCAACAAACGTTGGACGAACATGTAACGGACTACGAGCAAAGCGAAGACGAGTACTTTCAGGCACGAGCCAGTGACCTACGCGATATTCGTGACCGAGTCCTCAGGATCCTACGTGGAGAAACAGAAGCCGGGATTCCTGAGGGAGCGATCCTGCTCGCAACGGATTTAACTCCCAGTCGATTTCTGGGCCTAGATTGGAATAAAGGTGGAGGAGTGGTCTTGCGGGAAGGTAGCCCTTCGAGTCATGTAGCCATGCTAGCACGTTCCCGTGGGGTGCCGATGCTAGTTGGAATCGAAGACCTACCACTTGGAGCTTTCCCAGATCAAACCAGATTGTTGCTGGATGCGTATGAAGGTGTGCTGCACGTAGATCCTTCCGCAGAGGAAACTCAAGCCTTTGAGCATAAGCTTCAAATAGCTAAAGAGGAAGCAGAACGACTAGCCACTGTATTGGATCAACCCGCAAAAACTGTGAACGGAACAGCAGTTCAGGTGCTGATCAATGTGGCGCTGCCAGAAGAATTGGCAAAACTCAATTCAGCGCATTGTGATGGAATCGGCCTGATGCGTTCAGAGTTTCTGTTTCATCATGGGCTACCCAGCGAAGAATCACAGTACCGATCCTATCGAAAACTCTTGGAATGGGCTGGAGAAAAGCCAGTAACGATTCGCACTCTTGATGCGGGTGGTGACAAGCCTCTGCCCGGGCTGGCGCAACCAGCTGAAAGTAACCCGTTTCTTGGTTTACGAGGACTCCGACTTTCTCTACGACAACCAGAGGTCTTCCGCACTCAACTCCGTGCACTATGCAGGGCTGCTGTTCATGGAAATCTGAAGGTAATGGTGCCGATGGTCACTGTTCCTGACGAACTACATTCAACCAGAGAATTGTTGGAAGATGTTTGTGCAGAACTCACGACAGAAGGTATCGAATTCCACAAGCCAGTTCTCGGAATGATGGTAGAAGTCCCCGCCGCAGCCTTGGCTCCTGAGTTGTTTACTGATGCAGCATTTTTTTCGATTGGTAGTAATGATCTGGTTCAATATTTGACAGCAAGTTCCCGTGACCTTCATCATGTTGCATATCTGGCAGATCCTGGCCATCCAGCAGTCTTGCGAGTTATTAGAGAATTGGTGGAGCATTGCGATTGTTCCGGCCAAGAGCTGAGCCTTTGCGGAGATATGGGTAGCGATCCGAATTTCATCGCACAGTTACTGGAAGCAGGCTTGCGTAATTTGTCAGTGGCACCAGCTCGCTTGGGGAAGACCAAGTGGACCATTCGGGAAACCAATCTGGAGGGGGTATGA
- a CDS encoding sugar ABC transporter permease translates to MSRPSILQKIVTSAAVATPAPVVRQVRGLSDRAIAWLFVTPTILLLLAINIFPLIWTIQLSFTNYKANRAARGEKFIGLRNYERVLGDADIWITLQTTAHFLIWTMLLQVLLGFGLAWLLNKQFKGHSFWTTLILLPMMLSPAVVGNFWRFLYQPQIGLFNYIIAFFTGADPSSFQMLGDVNLAPWSIVIVDTWMWTPYIMLICLAGLRSIPDYIYEAAEVDRASKWRQFWSITVPMVLPFLMLAVLFRAIENFKMFDLVVELTNGGPGSVTELASINLKREAFEKWRTGYSSAFAIILFVTVFGVANIYVKALNAVKQR, encoded by the coding sequence ATGTCTCGTCCTTCTATACTCCAAAAAATTGTCACCTCTGCAGCTGTTGCTACACCTGCGCCCGTTGTCAGACAGGTAAGAGGACTATCAGATCGAGCCATTGCCTGGCTCTTTGTGACTCCAACCATTCTACTGTTGTTGGCGATCAACATTTTCCCGTTGATCTGGACCATCCAACTGTCCTTTACCAATTACAAAGCTAACCGTGCTGCCCGCGGTGAAAAGTTCATTGGGCTCAGGAACTACGAGCGTGTGCTGGGTGATGCAGATATCTGGATCACCTTGCAGACGACCGCACATTTTCTGATTTGGACGATGCTGCTGCAGGTACTACTTGGCTTTGGCCTAGCTTGGCTACTGAACAAGCAATTCAAAGGACACTCTTTCTGGACCACGCTGATCTTGCTGCCGATGATGCTTTCGCCGGCAGTAGTGGGAAATTTCTGGCGCTTTCTCTATCAACCCCAGATTGGGCTTTTCAATTACATCATTGCTTTCTTCACAGGTGCAGATCCTTCGTCTTTTCAGATGCTGGGGGATGTCAATTTGGCACCCTGGTCTATTGTGATCGTTGATACCTGGATGTGGACACCATACATCATGCTGATTTGCTTGGCTGGGCTGCGTTCGATTCCTGATTATATCTATGAGGCAGCAGAAGTCGATCGGGCCTCAAAGTGGCGTCAATTCTGGTCGATTACAGTCCCGATGGTTCTACCTTTCTTGATGTTGGCCGTGTTGTTTCGAGCAATTGAGAACTTCAAGATGTTTGACCTCGTGGTGGAATTGACCAACGGTGGTCCAGGATCAGTGACCGAACTGGCTTCAATCAACTTGAAGCGAGAGGCCTTTGAGAAGTGGCGGACTGGCTACTCTTCAGCTTTTGCCATTATCCTTTTTGTGACGGTCTTTGGCGTGGCGAACATCTACGTCAAAGCTCTCAATGCAGTGAAGCAACGATGA
- a CDS encoding Gfo/Idh/MocA family oxidoreductase, producing the protein MTIEAYETNSNFRRIPYGMVGGGEGAFIGAVHRIAARIDDRFELVAGALSSEAERSKRSGQAIGIAADRCYGSYHEMAQQEAARPDGIEAVVIVTPNHLHVPIAKAFLEAGIYVICDKPLAAHLADTEGLSELVKEKGCLFAVTYNYSGYPLIRHAREIIASGELGKIRVVQAEYPQDWLSEKLEDTGQKQASWRTDPNQAGGGGCLGDIGTHAFHLACFVSGLTPASVLADLNSFVEGRQLDDNVHVLLRFEGGAKGMLWASQVAPGNENGLRLRIYGDKAGLSWSQENPNYLTFSPLGEPSRLLGRGGPGLTGAAARVTRIPPGHPEGYLEGFATIYREVADAIEAKRNGKNQLNEVIFPDLEEGLQGMRFVDAVLRSHKNGGVWTSLNS; encoded by the coding sequence ATGACGATTGAAGCATATGAAACCAATTCGAACTTCCGCCGCATTCCCTATGGAATGGTGGGTGGTGGTGAAGGTGCCTTTATTGGAGCAGTGCATCGCATTGCAGCTCGCATTGATGACCGTTTTGAGCTGGTTGCAGGAGCTTTGAGTTCAGAAGCCGAGCGTTCAAAGCGTTCCGGTCAAGCGATTGGAATTGCTGCGGATCGTTGTTACGGAAGCTACCACGAAATGGCTCAGCAGGAAGCGGCTCGTCCTGATGGAATTGAGGCAGTCGTGATTGTTACTCCAAACCATCTGCATGTCCCGATTGCCAAGGCCTTTCTGGAAGCTGGAATCTATGTGATTTGTGATAAACCGTTGGCTGCTCACCTTGCGGATACGGAGGGACTATCTGAACTGGTCAAGGAGAAGGGTTGTCTTTTTGCTGTAACTTACAACTACAGCGGTTATCCGTTGATTCGACATGCTCGTGAAATCATCGCTAGTGGAGAGCTTGGAAAGATTCGGGTGGTTCAAGCGGAATATCCCCAGGATTGGTTGAGCGAAAAGTTGGAAGACACCGGGCAAAAGCAAGCTTCCTGGCGAACAGATCCAAATCAGGCCGGAGGAGGTGGATGTCTTGGAGATATTGGAACCCATGCCTTCCATCTAGCCTGTTTCGTCTCGGGACTAACACCGGCGAGTGTGTTGGCAGACCTGAATTCTTTTGTTGAAGGAAGGCAACTTGATGATAACGTCCACGTGTTGCTGCGCTTTGAAGGGGGCGCCAAAGGTATGCTTTGGGCTAGTCAAGTGGCCCCTGGTAATGAAAATGGGCTACGTCTGCGGATTTATGGAGACAAAGCTGGCCTGAGTTGGTCTCAGGAAAACCCGAATTATTTAACGTTCTCCCCTCTTGGGGAGCCTTCTCGCTTGCTTGGACGAGGCGGTCCTGGCCTTACAGGTGCTGCTGCAAGGGTCACCAGAATTCCACCAGGGCATCCAGAGGGCTACCTCGAAGGATTTGCTACCATCTATCGTGAAGTGGCTGATGCAATTGAAGCCAAGCGCAACGGAAAAAATCAGCTGAACGAGGTAATTTTCCCCGATCTGGAAGAAGGTCTACAAGGGATGCGTTTTGTTGATGCCGTGTTGCGTTCCCACAAAAATGGTGGAGTGTGGACTTCATTAAACAGCTGA